The Halomonas denitrificans genome window below encodes:
- a CDS encoding UvrD-helicase domain-containing protein, whose amino-acid sequence MSDREQRRHAVRPDRSVIVQAPAGSGKTTLLVERFLALLETVDAPEEILAITFTRKAAAEMKQRILRVLEPGFASDAPHERGLVACAERLRDRVVEWDLLANPQRLMIRTIDSFSHYLARSMPVASRLGPVPAPAEDTQPLYREAARRVLDRIGENTGRKSDSGDEGDGLAAALERVLLWRDHRTQDVEDLLVDLLKRREQWLRALTVTAPERDALEAVLDGLVRERLHAARDALDDALAAVGCPPEDLAALLDFAAGQLRADDGAGGLREWPGGGLPDPEPEALAGWRALGDALLTQAGSWRKSVDKRAGFPPKTEEKDRMTALLEDLREFDAVAERLDAARTLPHPRYDDREWAVLEALIQVLRQAAAELAVVFAERAQTDFTGLSGAALTALGDDEAGYTDLGLYLDRRIRHILVDEYQDTNWAQFHLLEKLTHGWEPDDGRTLFLVGDPMQSIYRFREAEVGLFMRTRDRGIGDLVLDDVRLTRNFRSRAEVVDWVNERLGPVFPDHEDIAAGAVAYAPSEAGRGAGGRVELHALPDDAAEAERIARLLGEAIDAHRDDANWRAAIIVRSRNHLQAILPALKRHGLPFRAVKLDPLIARPVVQDLLALTRAIRLPADTAALLAALRAPWCGLRLADLHRLAGDGADPHAADAILRLDGDARARAERVYAALERARGRIGRRPLRALVEGTWLRLGGPHLLEHPDADRADAAQYLDLLESAEADGLLDDLGAFEERLAAGYTAGATVRDPAADGVRLEILTMHGAKGLEWDLVVLPQLDRGTGGSQRDLLYWLPFTRPDGDEAVLLAPLRAADQPSNSPLIDLIRNEQRQREDYESQRLLYVAATRAREQLVLTTALDPDRKGGPKPGRGTLLERLWPGCGTDFLDALAAEADPPASAAPGVATPAVPDLRRAPEGWRPRRDEALAWAPDLPPREREVEIEFNWAGAEARRTGQVLHRLLEHVGRIGVEAVVDDDRDGLIARIPALLRAIGTGPEALPASRTLVREAFERTLASETGRWILSGDHPESACELPLSGVVDGRLVNAVIDRTFVDGDGVRWIIDYKSGYHAGGDLEGFLGEEAARYDVQLGLYRRLFEQLGETGIRTALYLPRHDRLVETG is encoded by the coding sequence ATGAGCGATCGCGAACAGCGCCGCCACGCGGTGCGGCCCGACCGGTCGGTGATCGTGCAGGCGCCGGCCGGCTCGGGGAAAACCACGCTGCTGGTCGAGCGCTTCCTGGCCCTGCTCGAGACCGTCGACGCGCCGGAAGAGATCCTGGCGATCACCTTCACCCGCAAGGCGGCGGCGGAGATGAAGCAGCGCATCCTGCGCGTGCTCGAGCCCGGCTTCGCCAGCGACGCACCCCACGAGCGGGGCCTGGTGGCCTGCGCGGAGCGCCTGCGCGACCGGGTCGTCGAGTGGGACCTGCTGGCCAACCCGCAGCGCCTGATGATCCGGACCATCGACTCGTTCAGCCACTACCTGGCGCGCAGCATGCCGGTCGCCAGCCGGCTCGGCCCGGTGCCTGCACCGGCGGAAGATACCCAGCCGCTGTACCGGGAGGCGGCCCGCCGCGTGCTCGACCGGATCGGCGAGAACACGGGAAGGAAGAGCGACTCGGGCGACGAGGGGGACGGACTGGCGGCCGCGCTGGAACGGGTGCTGCTCTGGCGCGACCATCGCACCCAGGACGTCGAAGACCTGCTCGTCGATCTGCTGAAGCGTCGGGAGCAGTGGCTGCGTGCCCTGACCGTGACCGCGCCGGAACGCGACGCACTGGAAGCGGTGCTCGACGGCCTGGTCCGCGAGCGCCTGCACGCGGCGCGCGACGCGCTGGACGACGCCCTCGCCGCCGTCGGCTGCCCGCCCGAGGACCTGGCCGCGCTGCTCGACTTCGCCGCCGGACAGCTGCGCGCCGACGATGGAGCGGGCGGCTTGCGCGAGTGGCCCGGGGGCGGCCTGCCGGACCCCGAGCCGGAGGCCCTTGCCGGCTGGAGAGCGCTGGGCGATGCGCTGCTGACCCAGGCCGGCAGCTGGCGCAAAAGCGTCGACAAGCGCGCCGGCTTCCCGCCGAAAACCGAAGAAAAGGACCGGATGACCGCGCTGCTCGAGGACCTGCGCGAATTCGACGCCGTGGCCGAACGCCTCGATGCGGCGCGCACGCTGCCGCACCCCCGGTACGACGACCGCGAGTGGGCCGTGCTCGAGGCACTGATCCAGGTCCTGCGCCAGGCCGCCGCCGAGCTGGCCGTGGTGTTCGCCGAGCGTGCGCAGACCGACTTCACCGGGCTGTCCGGCGCCGCGCTGACGGCGCTGGGCGACGACGAGGCCGGCTACACGGACCTGGGCTTGTACCTGGACCGGCGGATCCGGCACATCCTGGTCGACGAGTACCAGGACACCAACTGGGCCCAGTTCCACCTGCTGGAGAAACTGACCCACGGCTGGGAACCCGATGACGGCCGCACGCTGTTCCTCGTCGGCGATCCCATGCAGTCGATCTACCGCTTCCGCGAGGCCGAGGTCGGGCTGTTCATGCGCACCCGCGACCGCGGGATCGGCGACCTGGTGCTCGACGACGTCCGCCTGACCCGCAACTTCCGCTCGCGGGCCGAAGTCGTCGACTGGGTGAACGAACGGCTCGGGCCGGTGTTTCCCGATCACGAGGACATCGCTGCCGGCGCGGTGGCCTACGCGCCGTCGGAGGCCGGCCGTGGCGCCGGCGGGCGAGTCGAGCTGCACGCCCTGCCCGACGACGCCGCGGAAGCCGAACGGATCGCCCGCCTGCTGGGCGAGGCGATCGACGCCCACCGTGACGACGCGAACTGGCGCGCCGCGATCATCGTCCGCTCGCGCAACCACCTGCAGGCGATCCTGCCGGCCCTGAAGCGTCACGGCCTGCCGTTCCGCGCGGTGAAGCTCGACCCGCTGATCGCGCGGCCGGTGGTCCAGGACCTGCTGGCGCTGACCCGGGCGATCCGCCTGCCCGCCGACACGGCCGCGCTGCTGGCCGCGCTGCGCGCGCCATGGTGCGGCCTGCGCCTCGCCGACCTCCACCGGCTGGCCGGCGACGGCGCCGACCCGCACGCCGCCGATGCCATCCTCCGCCTGGACGGCGACGCGCGAGCGCGTGCGGAGCGGGTCTACGCGGCCCTGGAGCGGGCTCGGGGCCGGATCGGGCGGCGGCCGCTGCGCGCGCTGGTCGAAGGAACCTGGCTTCGGCTGGGCGGCCCGCACCTGCTGGAACACCCGGACGCCGACCGCGCCGATGCCGCGCAGTACCTGGACCTGCTCGAGAGCGCCGAAGCCGACGGACTCCTCGACGACCTCGGTGCGTTCGAAGAGCGACTCGCGGCCGGCTACACGGCAGGGGCCACCGTCCGAGATCCGGCGGCCGATGGCGTCCGGCTGGAGATCCTGACCATGCACGGGGCCAAGGGCCTGGAGTGGGATCTCGTCGTGCTGCCGCAGCTCGATCGCGGCACCGGCGGCAGCCAGCGCGACCTGCTCTACTGGCTGCCCTTCACCCGGCCCGACGGCGACGAGGCCGTATTGCTGGCGCCCCTGCGCGCGGCCGATCAGCCATCCAACAGTCCGCTGATCGACCTGATCCGGAACGAGCAGCGACAGCGCGAGGACTACGAAAGTCAGCGCCTGCTCTACGTGGCCGCCACTCGCGCCCGCGAGCAGCTGGTCCTGACCACGGCGCTGGATCCGGACCGCAAGGGCGGGCCGAAGCCCGGCCGCGGCACCCTGCTCGAGCGACTCTGGCCGGGGTGCGGGACGGACTTTCTCGACGCACTGGCGGCGGAGGCCGATCCGCCGGCTTCCGCCGCGCCCGGGGTCGCGACACCGGCGGTCCCGGACCTCAGGCGCGCTCCCGAGGGTTGGCGCCCCAGGCGGGACGAGGCGCTGGCCTGGGCGCCGGACCTGCCGCCGCGCGAGCGCGAGGTCGAGATCGAGTTCAACTGGGCCGGCGCAGAAGCCCGTCGGACCGGCCAGGTCCTGCATCGCCTGCTCGAACACGTCGGGCGGATCGGTGTCGAGGCGGTCGTCGACGACGATCGAGACGGATTGATCGCCCGCATCCCGGCGCTGCTGCGGGCGATCGGGACCGGTCCCGAGGCGCTGCCGGCCAGTCGTACGCTCGTCCGCGAGGCCTTCGAGCGTACCCTGGCCAGCGAAACCGGCCGCTGGATTCTCAGCGGCGACCATCCCGAGTCGGCCTGCGAGCTGCCGCTGAGCGGCGTCGTCGACGGCCGCCTGGTCAATGCCGTGATCGATCGCACCTTCGTCGATGGCGACGGCGTCCGCTGGATCATCGACTACAAGTCCGGCTACCACGCCGGCGGCGACCTGGAAGGCTTCCTCGGCGAAGAGGCCGCCCGCTACGACGTCCAGCTCGGCCTGTATCGGCGCTTGTTCGAACAGCTCGGCGAGACCGGGATCCGCACGGCGCTGTACCTGCCGCGGCACGACCGGCTGGTGGAGACGGGCTAG
- a CDS encoding PD-(D/E)XK nuclease family protein has translation MVLTPTSRLARAERKRLAAEASARGETAWRTPEVLSIPAWLARLRDDALLVGAIEGVVIGDDAAREIWREAIDSEVFIGEPRVVELAQRAWRTVHEHCLDAPEDWPEVLLSEDARAFQRWVRRFRSIARERDVVDEWTFAAALPGLIRTRALPLPGAVRRVGFELEPVPLVRALFEAMADAGIAIADPHGGRGAEPSEAATPTVRAYADDDSELRAAAAWARSRLAEQPEARLGIVVPDLAARLGAVERIFSAVFDPPGFALDDSREDRGDAAWHVSMGPALSDWPLVADALLVLGLGPNRIEQPRAGRLLRSPWLIDHELEQRPRAEAEARLMRWAPYALTTHELAFELKAAGAVRLAEALERWRATTIAHRDAAWPSGWTERFQTELSALGFGRGRALNSREFQVLQRWHDLLEAFAALDGTVAGPLSRSQALMRLAERARGVTFREADPGSAIEILGVQEALGARFDAAWLTTLDRDAWPAAARRDPLIPGPIQRAVPSSTAEGCRARARAELAGLARIAPELHGSFARGDDEIQRRCTPLLDADPIQETIETTIETTIEATDEAGAAAPVELEVVAEDRRAPPLERAEIRGGTAVLRDQSACPFRALAVHRWGALDLAPPRPGLDARLRGTLLHRALEAFWRKLEDRDALLALDAADRAARIEDAAAAALDGVLEKHRLTLSRAGRALEQRCTERLLDRWLDLERDRGPFEVIAREKKIALRFGPLTLSGTIDRIDRTPAGPLLIDYKTGSSGRNAWRPSARIDDPQLPAYALSMDEPPAALAFARLRPDDLGFDGLARNDVGARGVAELAGLGGAWKGVDDFDALLADWRTALDALAEDFAAGAATVDPREAKVCGDCHLHALCRIHERDPLAGSADTEGAE, from the coding sequence TTGGTCCTCACACCGACCTCCCGCCTCGCCCGGGCCGAGCGGAAGCGACTGGCGGCCGAGGCCTCGGCGCGCGGCGAGACCGCCTGGCGGACGCCCGAAGTGCTGAGCATCCCGGCATGGCTGGCCCGGCTCCGCGACGACGCGCTGCTGGTCGGCGCGATCGAGGGCGTGGTGATCGGCGACGACGCGGCACGCGAGATCTGGCGGGAGGCGATCGACAGCGAAGTCTTCATCGGCGAGCCGCGGGTCGTCGAACTGGCCCAGCGCGCCTGGCGCACGGTGCATGAACATTGCCTGGATGCCCCGGAGGACTGGCCGGAGGTGCTGCTGTCCGAAGACGCTCGCGCCTTCCAGCGCTGGGTGCGGCGCTTTCGATCGATCGCCCGCGAACGGGACGTGGTCGACGAATGGACCTTCGCCGCCGCGCTGCCCGGGCTGATCCGGACCCGTGCGCTGCCGCTGCCCGGCGCGGTCCGCCGGGTCGGCTTCGAACTCGAACCGGTGCCGCTGGTCCGGGCCCTGTTCGAGGCAATGGCCGACGCCGGTATCGCGATCGCCGACCCGCACGGGGGCCGCGGCGCCGAGCCGTCCGAAGCCGCGACGCCGACCGTGCGGGCCTATGCCGACGACGACAGCGAGCTGCGCGCCGCAGCCGCCTGGGCTCGATCGCGCCTGGCCGAGCAGCCCGAGGCACGGCTCGGCATCGTCGTGCCCGATCTCGCCGCCCGCCTGGGCGCCGTCGAGCGAATCTTCTCCGCGGTCTTCGACCCTCCAGGCTTCGCCCTGGACGACAGCCGCGAGGACCGGGGCGACGCGGCCTGGCACGTGTCGATGGGGCCCGCACTTTCCGACTGGCCGCTGGTCGCCGATGCACTGCTGGTGCTCGGCCTGGGTCCGAACCGGATCGAGCAACCGCGCGCCGGTCGGCTGCTGCGTTCTCCCTGGCTGATCGATCACGAACTCGAGCAGCGTCCTCGCGCCGAGGCCGAGGCACGGCTGATGCGATGGGCGCCCTACGCCCTGACGACCCATGAACTGGCCTTCGAGCTCAAGGCCGCCGGCGCCGTCCGCCTGGCCGAAGCGCTGGAGCGCTGGCGGGCGACGACGATCGCGCATCGCGATGCGGCCTGGCCATCGGGCTGGACCGAGCGCTTCCAGACCGAACTGAGCGCGCTGGGCTTCGGCCGCGGGCGAGCCCTGAACAGCCGCGAGTTCCAGGTGCTGCAACGCTGGCACGACCTGCTCGAGGCCTTCGCCGCGCTGGACGGAACGGTGGCGGGCCCGCTGTCGCGATCGCAGGCGCTGATGCGGCTGGCCGAGCGCGCCAGGGGCGTGACGTTCCGGGAAGCCGACCCGGGCAGCGCGATCGAGATTCTCGGCGTCCAGGAAGCCCTCGGCGCCCGCTTCGACGCCGCCTGGTTGACCACGCTGGACCGCGACGCATGGCCGGCGGCGGCTCGCCGTGACCCGCTGATTCCGGGTCCGATCCAGCGGGCCGTGCCGTCGAGCACCGCCGAGGGCTGCCGTGCCCGTGCCCGGGCCGAGCTGGCCGGCCTGGCCCGGATCGCACCCGAACTGCACGGCAGCTTCGCCCGCGGCGACGACGAGATTCAGCGCCGCTGTACCCCGCTGCTGGACGCAGACCCGATTCAGGAGACGATCGAGACGACGATCGAGACGACAATCGAGGCGACCGACGAAGCCGGGGCCGCCGCCCCGGTCGAACTCGAGGTCGTCGCCGAAGACCGCAGAGCGCCTCCGCTGGAGCGGGCCGAGATCCGGGGCGGCACCGCGGTCCTGCGTGACCAGTCCGCCTGCCCCTTCCGCGCGCTGGCGGTCCATCGCTGGGGCGCCCTCGACCTGGCGCCGCCACGCCCGGGCCTGGACGCCCGGCTTCGCGGCACGCTGCTGCACCGGGCGCTCGAGGCGTTCTGGCGGAAACTCGAAGACCGAGACGCGCTGCTCGCCCTCGACGCCGCCGATCGCGCCGCGCGAATCGAAGACGCGGCCGCCGCTGCGCTCGACGGCGTGCTGGAGAAGCACCGGCTGACCTTGAGCCGCGCCGGGCGCGCTCTGGAACAGCGCTGCACGGAGCGCCTGCTGGACCGGTGGCTGGACCTCGAGCGCGATCGCGGTCCGTTCGAAGTGATCGCGCGCGAGAAGAAGATCGCCCTGCGCTTCGGTCCGCTGACCCTGTCCGGCACCATCGATCGCATCGACCGGACCCCGGCCGGCCCCCTGCTGATCGACTACAAGACCGGCTCCAGCGGCCGCAACGCCTGGCGCCCGAGCGCCCGGATCGACGATCCGCAGCTGCCGGCCTATGCCCTGAGCATGGACGAGCCACCGGCCGCGCTCGCCTTCGCCCGGCTGCGTCCGGACGATCTCGGCTTCGACGGCCTGGCGCGCAACGATGTCGGCGCGCGCGGCGTGGCCGAGCTCGCCGGTCTCGGCGGGGCGTGGAAAGGCGTCGACGATTTCGATGCCCTGCTCGCCGACTGGAGAACGGCGCTGGATGCGCTGGCCGAGGACTTCGCCGCCGGCGCGGCGACCGTGGACCCGCGCGAGGCCAAGGTCTGCGGCGACTGCCACCTTCACGCCCTGTGCCGCATCCACGAACGCGACCCGCTGGCCGGGAGCGCCGATACGGAGGGCGCCGAATGA
- the nei gene encoding endonuclease VIII, translating to MPEGPEMYRVARRIQRALGRRPLTEAACAFPDVDRALAVRVGGPPPEVTTLGKALLLAFDDGARVYTHNQLYGRWIFSDPDRRPDTGRQLRLVLSTERKSALLYSASEIAWIDPGETHPFLERAGLDVLSSGAGVDWIAGWIGRDEFRRRQLGHLLLDQGFLAGVGNYLRSEILFEACLSPKHRPLDLDDEQRRDLAEAVHTLMWRSVETGGITNDPERAEQLKKAGWRRRDYRHYVFSRADQACFACDGAVEKIEVSGRRLYRCPACQPDP from the coding sequence ATGCCCGAGGGTCCGGAGATGTACCGCGTGGCCCGGCGCATCCAGCGTGCGCTCGGTCGCCGGCCGTTGACCGAAGCCGCCTGCGCGTTTCCCGATGTCGATCGCGCGCTGGCAGTTCGCGTCGGCGGACCGCCGCCGGAGGTCACGACCCTGGGCAAGGCGCTGCTGCTTGCCTTCGACGACGGCGCGCGGGTCTACACCCACAACCAGCTTTACGGTCGCTGGATCTTCAGCGACCCGGATCGCCGCCCGGACACCGGTCGGCAGCTGCGGCTCGTGCTGTCGACGGAACGGAAGTCGGCGCTGCTCTACAGCGCGTCCGAGATCGCATGGATCGACCCCGGCGAGACGCACCCGTTTCTCGAGCGCGCCGGCCTGGATGTCCTGTCCAGCGGGGCCGGCGTCGACTGGATCGCCGGCTGGATCGGGCGCGATGAATTCCGCCGCCGGCAGCTCGGTCACCTGCTGCTCGACCAGGGCTTCCTCGCCGGCGTGGGCAACTACCTGCGCTCGGAAATCCTGTTCGAGGCCTGTCTGTCGCCGAAGCACCGACCGTTGGACCTGGACGACGAGCAACGCCGCGATCTGGCCGAGGCCGTGCACACGCTGATGTGGCGCTCGGTCGAGACCGGCGGCATCACCAACGACCCCGAGCGGGCCGAGCAGCTGAAGAAGGCCGGCTGGAGGCGGCGCGACTACCGGCACTACGTATTCTCGCGCGCGGACCAGGCCTGTTTCGCCTGCGACGGGGCGGTCGAGAAGATCGAGGTCAGCGGCCGTCGGCTGTATCGCTGTCCGGCGTGTCAGCCGGACCCATGA
- a CDS encoding CIA30 family protein: MRHPIHNLSILLILIGVAAVAKGEERLLDDFSRNDGRSAFGTSWTGFTDRVMGGRSDLAAGYVVTGTGPALRMRGTVRLDNNGGFVQLRLPLVLGRRPLDASAFDRFVVEARGRPGPYYLHLRTPQTRRPWAYYRARLDIGTDWRRIVVPLSEFDGVSIDRPLDVSRLLSVALVAYGEAFEADLVVRRISLMGPADTPDSDTADGR, from the coding sequence ATGAGGCACCCGATCCACAACCTGTCCATCCTTCTGATCCTCATCGGAGTCGCCGCCGTGGCCAAGGGCGAGGAACGCCTGCTCGATGATTTCAGCCGCAACGACGGCCGGTCCGCGTTCGGCACGTCCTGGACCGGCTTCACGGACCGTGTCATGGGTGGCCGCTCCGACCTCGCGGCCGGCTACGTGGTGACCGGGACCGGCCCGGCGCTCCGGATGCGCGGCACGGTCCGGCTGGACAACAACGGAGGATTCGTCCAGCTTCGACTGCCGCTGGTGCTGGGCCGTCGGCCGCTGGATGCGTCCGCCTTCGATCGCTTCGTGGTCGAGGCACGGGGCCGGCCGGGCCCCTACTACCTGCACCTGCGCACCCCGCAGACCCGTCGGCCCTGGGCCTACTACCGGGCGCGACTGGATATCGGCACGGACTGGCGGCGGATCGTGGTGCCGCTGAGCGAGTTCGATGGGGTGTCGATCGACCGACCCCTGGACGTGTCCCGCCTGCTCTCGGTGGCGCTGGTGGCCTACGGCGAAGCCTTCGAGGCCGACCTGGTGGTCCGCCGCATCTCGCTCATGGGTCCGGCTGACACGCCGGACAGCGATACAGCCGACGGCCGCTGA
- a CDS encoding DUF2165 domain-containing protein: protein MQAIRILKTLLVLAVGLQAGFYAISNLVNIDGAFAAVSYVLSMADQAIYDEPVLPPVTAPVLVGLALALVIATESAIGVLCFVGAVKMWNARAGGVAEFARARTLAVFGCGLALLLWIGLFMAFGGALYQMWQTEIGLASLEGAFMYAVSSAVVLLFVNQPESDPHR, encoded by the coding sequence ATGCAAGCCATCCGTATTCTGAAGACTCTGCTGGTCCTGGCCGTGGGCCTGCAGGCCGGCTTCTACGCGATCAGCAACCTGGTCAACATCGACGGAGCGTTCGCCGCAGTGAGCTATGTGCTGTCGATGGCTGACCAGGCGATCTACGACGAGCCCGTCCTGCCGCCGGTCACGGCACCGGTGCTGGTCGGCCTTGCGCTGGCTCTGGTCATCGCCACGGAAAGCGCGATCGGCGTGCTCTGCTTCGTCGGCGCGGTGAAGATGTGGAACGCCCGCGCCGGCGGCGTCGCCGAGTTCGCCCGGGCACGGACGCTGGCAGTGTTCGGCTGCGGCCTGGCGCTGCTGCTCTGGATCGGCCTGTTCATGGCCTTCGGCGGTGCGCTCTACCAGATGTGGCAGACCGAGATCGGGCTGGCCTCGCTGGAGGGGGCATTCATGTATGCCGTGTCCTCGGCGGTGGTGCTGCTGTTCGTCAACCAGCCCGAGAGCGATCCGCATCGCTGA
- a CDS encoding DUF423 domain-containing protein — MNRLLLAAALLGFLSVAVGAAAEHVLRPGLDGETWRWVLTAIRYHQVGALAALVVALAVVLAGGPGSASPPGRRLALAGWLFIAGTVLFSFSIYAAALTDIEALTYLTPFGGTTLMLAWLAVAWAALATGASRHRSDA, encoded by the coding sequence ATGAATCGTCTGTTGCTTGCCGCTGCGCTTCTCGGGTTCCTGTCCGTCGCCGTCGGCGCGGCCGCCGAACACGTACTCCGCCCCGGCCTCGACGGGGAAACCTGGCGCTGGGTCCTGACCGCGATCCGCTACCACCAGGTCGGCGCCCTTGCCGCGCTGGTCGTCGCGCTGGCGGTCGTGCTGGCCGGCGGGCCCGGTTCCGCTTCGCCCCCAGGCCGGCGCCTCGCACTGGCCGGGTGGCTGTTCATCGCCGGCACCGTGCTGTTCAGTTTCAGCATCTACGCGGCGGCGCTGACCGACATCGAAGCGCTGACCTACCTGACCCCGTTCGGAGGCACCACCTTGATGCTGGCCTGGCTGGCGGTGGCCTGGGCCGCGCTGGCCACCGGCGCTTCGCGCCACCGCTCCGACGCCTGA
- a CDS encoding DUF427 domain-containing protein, protein MDLNPPLPDAESVWDYPRPPRIEAIDWPIRVEHGDHVLADTRNAVRVLETSHPPCFYIPPDDVDFDRLVPSDTRTFCEWKGQARYWHLETRTGRIDDACWAYPDPTDQRLEGHVSFYARRVSACFVAGERVQPQEGDFYGGWILSWVKGPFKGGPGTRGW, encoded by the coding sequence ATGGACCTGAATCCCCCGCTACCCGATGCCGAGTCCGTCTGGGACTACCCACGTCCGCCGCGAATCGAGGCGATCGACTGGCCGATCCGCGTCGAACACGGCGACCATGTGCTCGCGGACACCCGCAACGCGGTTCGCGTGCTGGAGACTTCCCACCCACCGTGCTTCTATATCCCGCCGGACGACGTGGACTTCGACCGCCTGGTTCCGAGCGACACGCGGACGTTCTGCGAGTGGAAGGGCCAGGCGCGGTACTGGCATCTGGAAACTCGCACGGGCCGGATCGACGATGCCTGCTGGGCCTACCCGGACCCGACCGATCAGCGGCTCGAGGGCCACGTCTCGTTCTACGCCCGCAGGGTCAGCGCGTGCTTCGTGGCCGGCGAGCGCGTCCAGCCGCAGGAAGGGGACTTCTACGGCGGCTGGATCCTGAGCTGGGTCAAGGGGCCGTTCAAGGGCGGCCCCGGCACGCGGGGGTGGTGA